GGTCGGCGAGGTCGGCCGGCTGGTAGTGGCCCCGGATCGGCACGGCGAGGGCCTCGGCACCGCGCTGCTGACCGCGGCGGAGAACGCGACGCCGCCGGAAGTGACGGTATTCCGGCTGTGCACCGGCGAGCGCTCGGCCGGGCCGCGGTATTTGTACGGAAAACTCGGCTACCGCGAGACGCATCGCACCCCGGAAGCGGACTATCACCTGGTGCACCTGGAAAAACCCCGGGTGCGCGCATCCGGGTGAGTTCGTTAGCGTGTCGAACTATGGCTTACAAGGCGATTGTCGGGGGCTATGTCGTCCCTGTCGGTGCGGCTCCGATCGAGGGCGGCACCGTGCTTATCGAAGACGGCCGGATTCTCCAGGTCGGCGCTGAGGCCGACGTCGAGGTCCCGGAGGACGCCGAACTGGTCGACGCGTCCGGCAGCTGGGTGCTGCCCGGGTTCATCGACGCCCACGCGCACCTCGGCGTGCACGAGGAGGGCGAAGGCTGGGCGGGCAACGACACCAACGAAATGACCGATCCGAACGGGGCGCGCTTCCGCGCGGTCGACGGCATCGACCCGTATGAACCGGGCTTCGACGACGCGCTGGCCGGCGGCGTCACGAGCGTGGTGATCAAGCCGGGCTCGGGAAACCCGATCGGCGGCCAGACGATCGGCGTGAAGACCTGGGGCCGGTCCATCCTGGACATGACGTTCGCCGAGCAGGTCAGCGTGAAGAGCGCGCTGGGCGAGAACCCGAAGCGGGTGTACGGCGACAAGAAGGTGACACCGTCGACCCGCCTCGGCGTCGCGGCGATCCTGCGCGAGGCGTTCACCAAGGCGCGCAACTATCAGGAGAAGCGCGAGCACACCCGCGCCGAGGGCAAGCCGTTCGAGACGGACTTGACCAACGAGACGCTGGCGAAGGTCCTGGACGGCGAGCTGTACTGGGACCAGCACGTGCACCGCGCCGACGACATGGTCACCGCGATCCGGCTGGCCGACGAATTCGGCTACAAGCTGGTGATCAACCACGGCACCGAAGGCCACCTGATCGCTGATCTGCTGGCCGAACGCGGCATCCCGGTCATCCTGGGCCCGCTGTTCACCACGAAGTCGAAGGTGGAACTGCGCAACCGGACGCTGCGGTCGGCGGGCATCCTGGCGCGCGCCGGGGTGAAGATCTCGATCACCACCGACCACCCGGTGATCCCGATCAACTTCCTGGTGTACCAGGCCGCGCTCGCGGTGAAGGACGGCTTGGACCCGGAGACCGCGCTCAAGGCGCTGACCCAGCACCCGGCGGAGATGCTCGGCCTCGACGATCGGGTCGGCACGCTGGCCCCGGGCTTGGACGCCGACGTGGTCCTGTGGTCCGGCGACCCGCTGGACGTGATGAACCGCGCGATGCGCGTCTTCGTGCGGGGACAAGAGGTGTACCACTTCGACGAGTCGGCCGGCGAGGGCGTCTCGGCGGATCGGCGGTACCGGGAAGCTCGCTGAGGCGCCGCTCGGTTGGGGTGCGCCGGGCGGGGCGCCTCAATCGAGCAGCGCGGTGAGGTCGATCTCGAACGGGAACGGCTCGGTGGTGCGGAACTTCCCGGCGACGGCTGGGGCGTCCTGGTAGCCGAGTTCTCCGGCCTGGTGACAAGCGACCAGGGAGATCGGGTCGCTGAGGTCGAGGATCCAGTAGAACGGGATCCCGGCGTCGGCGTACTCGTCGTGTTTGGTTGTGTAGTCCGTGCGCTTCGAGCCAGGGGACACGATCTCGATGACCACGACGACCTCGTCCGCGCGGAACATCGCCGACTCCCGGTCCACCCTCTCGTTGGCCTTGCGGTACGTGACGATGGCGTCCGGACGCCGGGCCGAACCCGCTTCGCCCGGCGGAGCGAATCCCAGGTCGACGTCGACATCGAGGTTGAAATCCAGCTCTGGAGGCAACTGTGCCTCCAGAGCTTGGATAGCGTCTCCTCACGTCACCGGCATTGTCTCACGCATGCGCTGAGGCTGTCAGTGATCACATCGATACGGAGAGCCATGTTTCGCCGTCGGGTTGATCTTCAGGCGACTCGGCTGGTCAGGCGTTCTTCAGCGACCGCGCGATCACCATCCGCTGGATCTGGTTCGTCCCCTCGAAGATCTGCGGCACCTTCGCCTCCCGCATGTACCGCTCCACCGGGAAGTCCCG
This sequence is a window from Amycolatopsis benzoatilytica AK 16/65. Protein-coding genes within it:
- a CDS encoding amidohydrolase, translated to MAYKAIVGGYVVPVGAAPIEGGTVLIEDGRILQVGAEADVEVPEDAELVDASGSWVLPGFIDAHAHLGVHEEGEGWAGNDTNEMTDPNGARFRAVDGIDPYEPGFDDALAGGVTSVVIKPGSGNPIGGQTIGVKTWGRSILDMTFAEQVSVKSALGENPKRVYGDKKVTPSTRLGVAAILREAFTKARNYQEKREHTRAEGKPFETDLTNETLAKVLDGELYWDQHVHRADDMVTAIRLADEFGYKLVINHGTEGHLIADLLAERGIPVILGPLFTTKSKVELRNRTLRSAGILARAGVKISITTDHPVIPINFLVYQAALAVKDGLDPETALKALTQHPAEMLGLDDRVGTLAPGLDADVVLWSGDPLDVMNRAMRVFVRGQEVYHFDESAGEGVSADRRYREAR
- a CDS encoding Uma2 family endonuclease; this translates as MQALEAQLPPELDFNLDVDVDLGFAPPGEAGSARRPDAIVTYRKANERVDRESAMFRADEVVVVIEIVSPGSKRTDYTTKHDEYADAGIPFYWILDLSDPISLVACHQAGELGYQDAPAVAGKFRTTEPFPFEIDLTALLD